A window of Pseudomonadota bacterium contains these coding sequences:
- a CDS encoding efflux RND transporter periplasmic adaptor subunit, translating into MRIRIITVALVVLTLAACQESDAPPAAEALRPVRVMVVDDGGDNRTRSFTGITQSTQESRMSFRVSGTVIELPVQVGDQLGTGDLLARINPSTYDLTVQQSEAGLAQALANQRNADANYSRVKELYENTNASLNDLDIARAGAESARAQVRSARKSLEIAQLNLSYTELEVASDCTVATVEVELNENVNSGTTVATVNCGSGIEVSSSVPESLIAGLKLGMMARVEFDAVPGQTFEATITELGLAAASSSATFPVVVGVNGTEGAVRPGMAAEVTYEFSSGQSPDTHLIPAAALINDERGSFVYLARPTSNGEATIERRPVTAGELTAGGVEILAGLDSGDRVVTAGVSVIREDQRVLLPGA; encoded by the coding sequence GTGAGGATCAGGATAATCACAGTGGCGCTGGTGGTGCTGACGCTGGCCGCCTGTCAGGAGTCTGACGCGCCGCCAGCGGCGGAAGCGCTGCGGCCGGTTCGGGTGATGGTCGTGGACGATGGTGGAGATAATCGGACCCGTTCCTTCACCGGAATCACTCAATCCACTCAAGAGTCCCGGATGAGCTTCCGGGTGAGCGGCACGGTCATTGAACTGCCGGTGCAGGTGGGTGATCAGCTGGGGACCGGCGACCTGCTCGCCCGTATCAACCCGTCGACCTACGACCTCACGGTCCAGCAGTCGGAGGCTGGACTGGCTCAAGCATTGGCCAACCAGCGAAATGCTGACGCCAACTACAGCCGGGTCAAGGAACTCTACGAGAACACCAACGCTTCGCTAAACGATCTGGACATCGCACGCGCCGGCGCCGAGTCGGCAAGGGCCCAGGTCCGGTCGGCGCGCAAGTCGCTCGAGATCGCCCAGCTCAACCTCTCTTACACCGAGCTAGAGGTGGCTTCCGACTGCACCGTGGCAACGGTTGAGGTGGAGCTCAACGAGAACGTCAACTCCGGCACCACCGTCGCTACCGTCAACTGCGGCTCCGGCATCGAGGTGAGCAGCAGCGTGCCGGAAAGCCTCATCGCGGGCCTCAAGCTTGGGATGATGGCCAGGGTCGAGTTTGACGCGGTGCCAGGGCAGACCTTTGAGGCGACCATCACGGAGCTTGGCCTGGCAGCGGCGAGCAGCTCCGCGACCTTCCCCGTGGTTGTCGGGGTTAACGGCACGGAAGGCGCCGTGCGGCCCGGCATGGCGGCTGAAGTCACCTACGAATTCAGCAGCGGCCAGTCGCCCGATACCCACCTGATTCCGGCTGCCGCCTTGATCAACGACGAACGCGGCAGCTTTGTCTATCTCGCGCGGCCGACCTCCAACGGCGAGGCGACCATCGAACGGCGGCCGGTGACGGCCGGCGAGCTGACGGCCGGTGGTGTGGAGATCCTCGCAGGTCTGGACTCCGGCGACCGGGTGGTCACCGCCGGCGTATCGGTGATCCGCGAGGATCAACGGGTCCTGCTCCCAGGAGCCTGA
- the rpsR gene encoding 30S ribosomal protein S18, whose translation MARFFRRRKFCRFTADGVKEIDYKDLATLKQYVGESGKIVPSRITGTKARYQRQLATAVKRARYLALLPYTDNH comes from the coding sequence ATGGCGCGTTTTTTCCGTCGCAGAAAGTTCTGCCGCTTCACCGCCGATGGCGTTAAGGAAATCGATTACAAGGACCTGGCCACCCTCAAGCAGTACGTCGGCGAGTCCGGAAAGATTGTCCCCAGTCGGATCACCGGAACCAAAGCCCGTTACCAGCGACAGCTGGCTACTGCCGTAAAGCGGGCGCGCTACCTAGCGCTGCTGCCCTACACCGATAACCACTAA
- the rplI gene encoding 50S ribosomal protein L9: MELILLENIQNLGGLGDVVKVKAGYGRNFLVPQGKAVPATKANREHFEARRAELEARAAERENAASARRDAVADQTITIHANSSAEGKLYGSVGTREIADALTAGGFAVDKSEVLLPEGLIRQAGEYTIDLHFYAGVDAQINLVVAGDET; the protein is encoded by the coding sequence ATGGAATTGATTCTGCTGGAAAACATTCAGAATCTCGGTGGCCTGGGTGACGTGGTCAAGGTGAAGGCCGGCTATGGCCGCAACTTTCTGGTTCCCCAGGGCAAGGCGGTTCCCGCGACCAAAGCTAATCGCGAGCACTTCGAAGCCCGCCGGGCGGAGCTTGAAGCCCGTGCCGCGGAGCGCGAAAACGCCGCTTCGGCTCGACGCGATGCGGTGGCTGACCAAACGATCACGATTCACGCTAACTCCAGTGCGGAAGGCAAGCTGTATGGGTCGGTTGGAACGCGAGAGATCGCGGACGCACTGACCGCCGGCGGGTTTGCCGTTGACAAGAGCGAAGTGCTGCTGCCGGAAGGCCTGATTCGTCAGGCAGGTGAGTACACCATCGACCTGCATTTCTACGCAGGCGTTGATGCGCAGATCAATCTGGTAGTCGCCGGCGACGAAACCTGA
- a CDS encoding iron-sulfur cluster assembly accessory protein yields the protein MNATNAATDNAAAISMTAEALAHVRRYLAREGQPALRLDLTRTGCSGYAHEVTLADGVDAELDQAFQQDDVTLVVRRELMPLLAGTRIDFVTQGLNRVFVFDNPQAGEACGCGESFTLAEEQA from the coding sequence ATGAACGCAACTAACGCTGCCACCGACAACGCCGCCGCCATCAGCATGACCGCTGAGGCGCTGGCTCACGTGCGACGCTACCTGGCCCGCGAGGGACAACCAGCGCTGCGCCTGGACCTGACGCGCACCGGCTGCTCAGGCTACGCCCATGAGGTGACGCTGGCCGACGGCGTCGACGCGGAGCTCGACCAGGCGTTTCAGCAGGACGACGTGACCCTGGTGGTTCGGCGGGAGCTGATGCCGCTGCTCGCCGGCACCCGGATCGATTTTGTCACGCAGGGCCTCAATCGGGTGTTTGTCTTTGACAATCCACAGGCCGGCGAGGCTTGTGGCTGTGGTGAGAGCTTTACCCTGGCCGAAGAGCAGGCCTAA
- a CDS encoding efflux RND transporter permease subunit: MSLTSAAIEQNRVTAVIVSLSILAGLMAYAALPKAQDPGFIIRTAVVTTQLPGASPERVEQLVTDKIEKKAQEMPEVDNITSESRTGVSIVKVNFKESYKQMRPIFDDLRRKIEDVSQDLPDGVTGPFVNDEYGDVFGSVYALAGEGFSNAELKDVADAIRDRLLKEPDIAKVSIHGAQEEVVFVEFANARLTELGLTPQSLSNVLASLNILSSGGNLVSGRERIVLEPTGNLESLEELKRTVIELPGNSVVYLGDIVEISRGYRDPPESLTFVNGRPALALGISLRDGGDILKLGQRLDELMPQIQVSFPWGIQLEKIWFQADLVTKSVNDFTSNLLQAIGIVVLVMIGFLGLRTGLVVAALIPSTMIITFFVMQLAGITVNQISLAALIIALGLLVDNAIVMVESVLVKRERGMGAIDAAVEAGSELKAPLLVSSLTTGAAFMPIGLAESAVGEYTADIFYVVTIALLISWLLAMTIIPLLTTAVLKVKPLAADDGEDDYGGRWYNLYRSILSLALGNRLLFLGAVAGSFVGAIMLLGFVPSQFIAPSEDPVFTGKLEMPLGTSVETSETVVRDLNRFVETTYYQPASGEPLLQSWMVFVGEGGPRFTLGLDPPTKNPANSFLIGNTVDGQDVEEVIPAVQDYLFARHPDMGNQLARLENGPPVGYPIQIRLSGPEFNSLYELASTITDKLYSYAGVLAVKNTWGLQTKKLIVAIDQDRALRAGVTSSDVAYSLRAGLTGIELTQYREGDQEIPVTLRSVASDRQDISKLDGLSIYSQTRGTPVPLKQVADIRLSFEPGIIERRDRDRTLTLKTQLKEGVTATEVNADLIPWLAALELPQGYGYEIGGESETSGDANASIVAKLPLALMVIILLLVYQFNSVRRPIIILLTIPLGMIGVTLGLLVANSSMGFFTLLGIIALSGIIINNAIVLIDRIKTEIEALGKAPQEAVVAACVQRFRPIMLTTATTVLGMMPLWWGGTAMFKPMAITLIFGLLFATLLTLLVVPVLYSLLFGVRYDSAEAARAAG, translated from the coding sequence TTGAGCCTCACCTCAGCGGCGATCGAACAAAACCGCGTTACGGCGGTTATCGTCTCCCTGTCGATTCTGGCGGGGTTGATGGCCTACGCCGCGCTGCCCAAAGCCCAGGATCCTGGCTTCATCATCCGCACCGCGGTTGTCACCACGCAGCTGCCTGGCGCCAGCCCGGAGCGGGTCGAGCAGCTGGTAACCGACAAGATCGAAAAGAAAGCCCAGGAAATGCCGGAGGTCGACAACATCACGTCGGAATCCCGGACCGGCGTGTCGATCGTGAAGGTCAACTTCAAAGAAAGCTACAAGCAGATGCGGCCGATCTTCGACGATCTGCGCCGCAAGATCGAGGACGTGTCGCAGGACCTCCCCGACGGCGTCACCGGGCCTTTCGTCAACGACGAATATGGTGACGTGTTTGGCAGCGTTTATGCACTGGCCGGCGAAGGCTTCAGCAACGCGGAGCTGAAGGATGTCGCCGACGCGATCCGCGATCGGCTGCTGAAAGAACCGGACATCGCCAAGGTCAGCATCCACGGCGCCCAGGAAGAGGTGGTTTTTGTCGAGTTTGCGAACGCGCGACTCACCGAGCTCGGCCTGACACCACAGAGCTTGTCGAACGTCCTGGCCAGCCTGAATATCCTGTCCTCAGGCGGTAACCTGGTCAGCGGTCGCGAACGAATCGTGCTGGAACCCACCGGCAATCTCGAATCGCTGGAAGAGCTAAAGCGGACCGTCATCGAGCTGCCGGGAAACTCCGTGGTGTACCTCGGCGACATTGTCGAGATCTCGCGAGGCTATCGCGATCCACCCGAGAGCCTCACCTTCGTCAACGGCCGGCCCGCGCTAGCGCTGGGGATTTCCCTGCGCGACGGCGGCGACATCCTCAAGCTCGGGCAGCGGCTCGACGAGCTGATGCCACAAATCCAGGTCAGCTTTCCCTGGGGCATTCAGCTGGAAAAGATCTGGTTTCAGGCCGACCTCGTCACCAAGAGCGTCAACGATTTCACCAGCAACCTGCTGCAGGCTATCGGGATTGTTGTGCTGGTGATGATCGGCTTCCTGGGCCTGCGAACCGGTCTGGTTGTGGCTGCCCTAATCCCGAGCACGATGATCATCACGTTTTTTGTGATGCAGCTTGCGGGCATCACCGTCAATCAGATTTCCCTGGCAGCCCTGATTATTGCGCTGGGCCTGCTGGTGGATAACGCCATTGTGATGGTGGAGTCGGTGCTGGTAAAACGCGAGCGCGGCATGGGGGCGATCGATGCCGCCGTGGAAGCGGGCTCGGAGCTGAAGGCCCCCCTGCTGGTGTCGTCGCTTACAACCGGCGCGGCCTTTATGCCCATTGGCCTCGCCGAATCGGCTGTCGGTGAATACACGGCAGATATCTTCTACGTTGTCACCATCGCTCTGCTGATCTCGTGGCTGCTGGCGATGACCATCATCCCGCTGCTGACAACCGCCGTGCTGAAGGTTAAACCCCTGGCGGCCGACGACGGTGAGGACGACTACGGCGGCAGGTGGTACAACCTTTATCGGTCGATCCTGAGCCTGGCACTTGGCAACCGCCTGCTCTTTCTCGGCGCGGTCGCCGGCAGCTTCGTCGGCGCCATTATGCTGCTCGGCTTCGTGCCCTCCCAGTTCATTGCGCCGTCGGAAGACCCGGTGTTTACCGGCAAGCTGGAAATGCCGCTGGGCACCTCCGTGGAAACCAGCGAGACCGTCGTGCGCGACCTGAATCGGTTTGTTGAGACGACCTACTATCAGCCGGCCAGCGGAGAACCGCTGCTCCAGAGCTGGATGGTTTTTGTCGGCGAAGGCGGTCCGAGATTCACGCTGGGGCTTGATCCGCCGACGAAAAATCCCGCCAACTCGTTCCTCATCGGCAATACCGTGGATGGCCAGGACGTTGAGGAGGTCATCCCGGCGGTCCAGGATTACCTCTTCGCGCGGCATCCGGATATGGGTAATCAGCTGGCGCGGCTCGAGAACGGCCCGCCCGTGGGTTACCCGATTCAAATTCGCCTTTCGGGTCCGGAGTTCAACAGCCTCTATGAACTGGCCAGCACCATCACCGACAAGCTCTATAGCTACGCCGGTGTCCTTGCGGTCAAAAACACCTGGGGACTGCAAACGAAAAAGTTGATCGTGGCGATCGATCAGGACCGCGCGCTTCGCGCCGGCGTAACCAGCAGCGACGTCGCGTACTCGTTGCGCGCCGGCCTCACTGGCATCGAACTCACCCAGTACCGCGAAGGAGACCAGGAGATTCCGGTGACCCTTCGCTCGGTGGCATCCGACCGGCAGGACATCAGCAAGCTGGACGGGCTCAGCATCTACTCACAGACCCGCGGCACTCCGGTGCCCCTAAAGCAGGTCGCGGATATCCGCCTGTCTTTTGAACCCGGCATCATCGAGCGACGGGACCGTGACCGCACCCTGACCCTCAAAACGCAGCTCAAGGAGGGCGTAACGGCAACGGAGGTCAACGCGGATCTGATTCCCTGGCTGGCCGCGCTCGAACTCCCTCAGGGCTACGGATACGAAATCGGCGGGGAGTCCGAGACCTCGGGTGACGCCAACGCCTCGATCGTCGCCAAGCTGCCGCTGGCGCTGATGGTGATCATCCTGCTGCTGGTGTATCAGTTCAATTCGGTGCGTCGACCGATCATCATCCTGCTGACGATTCCGCTCGGCATGATTGGCGTGACGTTGGGCCTGCTTGTCGCCAACTCGAGCATGGGGTTTTTCACGCTGCTGGGCATCATTGCCCTGTCCGGCATCATCATTAACAACGCAATTGTTCTGATCGACCGCATCAAGACGGAGATCGAGGCGCTGGGCAAAGCGCCGCAGGAAGCGGTGGTGGCGGCCTGCGTGCAGCGTTTTCGACCCATCATGCTCACCACCGCCACGACCGTCCTGGGGATGATGCCCCTGTGGTGGGGCGGGACCGCGATGTTTAAACCGATGGCCATCACGCTGATTTTCGGACTGCTGTTTGCCACCCTGCTGACCCTGCTGGTGGTGCCGGTGCTGTACTCGCTACTGTTCGGCGTTCGATACGATAGCGCTGAGGCGGCACGAGCCGCGGGCTGA
- the rpsF gene encoding 30S ribosomal protein S6: MRHYEIVFLVHPDQSEQVPAMVERYRGIIEGGEGVIHRLEDWGRRQLAYPIQKLAKAHYVMMNVECSAEVLAEIESAFRFNDAVLRNMVIRRNEPISESSLMLKAKEEKDQREKAEAERQAASAAARAQAAADAEKKAAESAAEEADAGSEEAPAAEPEDSADSETNTEQEA; encoded by the coding sequence ATGAGACATTACGAAATCGTGTTTCTGGTCCACCCGGACCAGAGCGAACAGGTGCCGGCCATGGTCGAACGCTATCGCGGCATCATCGAAGGCGGCGAAGGCGTCATCCACCGACTGGAAGACTGGGGCCGTCGCCAGCTTGCTTACCCCATTCAAAAACTCGCCAAGGCGCACTACGTCATGATGAACGTCGAGTGTAGCGCTGAGGTCCTCGCGGAAATCGAGTCGGCCTTCCGCTTTAACGACGCCGTGCTGCGGAACATGGTCATCCGACGCAACGAACCGATCTCCGAATCTTCGCTGATGCTGAAAGCCAAGGAAGAGAAAGACCAGCGGGAAAAGGCGGAGGCCGAGCGCCAGGCTGCCAGCGCGGCGGCTCGTGCTCAGGCTGCGGCTGACGCGGAGAAAAAAGCCGCTGAGAGCGCTGCCGAAGAAGCGGATGCCGGCAGCGAAGAAGCGCCCGCCGCTGAGCCTGAGGACAGCGCAGATTCAGAAACCAATACCGAGCAGGAGGCCTGA
- the dnaB gene encoding replicative DNA helicase: MAVSAESIRVPPHSVEAEQAVLGGLMISTEAWDQVADLVTEDDFYRRDHRVIFRAMSHLHQNDQPCDAITLGEWFESNEQSDHAGGPAYLISLANNTPSAANIQAYAKIVREKSILRQLIDVSHEIAGDAFHPEGRSSADLLESAEKKVFDIRDKGARQQAGFEHVREGVKEAFRQIEYLTEMDGNITGVATGFHDLDEKTAGLQRSDLIIVAGRPAMGKTSFALNIAEHAAISGGETVAVFSMEMSSHQLVMRLLSSLGRINQQRLRTGNLHDDDWPRLTSAMNMLVNTNLFIDETPALSPTELRARARRLKREHDLGLIVIDYLQLMQVPGNSENRATEIAEISRSLKALAKELNVPVIALSQLNRALEQRPNKRPVMADLRESGSIEQDADVIAFIYRDEVYNEDSPDKGKAEIILGKQRNGSTGTVPLTFLGQYTRFENFAADRLRVV; this comes from the coding sequence TTGGCCGTTAGCGCCGAGTCCATCCGAGTCCCGCCGCACTCCGTCGAGGCGGAACAGGCGGTGCTCGGCGGGCTCATGATCAGCACGGAAGCCTGGGATCAGGTCGCAGACCTGGTTACCGAGGACGATTTTTACCGGCGCGACCACCGCGTGATCTTCCGCGCGATGAGCCATCTCCATCAGAACGACCAGCCATGTGACGCTATCACGTTAGGCGAGTGGTTCGAGTCTAACGAACAGTCGGATCATGCCGGCGGACCGGCTTACCTGATATCGCTGGCGAACAACACGCCGAGTGCGGCCAACATCCAGGCTTACGCCAAGATTGTTCGCGAAAAGTCGATTTTGCGGCAGCTGATCGACGTCAGCCATGAGATCGCCGGCGATGCGTTCCATCCCGAAGGGCGCAGCAGCGCTGACCTTTTGGAGTCTGCCGAAAAGAAAGTCTTCGATATTCGCGACAAAGGCGCTCGCCAGCAGGCGGGATTTGAGCACGTCCGCGAGGGCGTCAAAGAAGCCTTCCGCCAGATCGAGTATCTCACCGAGATGGACGGCAATATTACGGGTGTCGCCACGGGCTTTCATGATCTGGACGAAAAGACCGCCGGGCTACAGCGATCAGACCTGATTATCGTGGCCGGCCGGCCGGCGATGGGCAAGACCAGCTTCGCCCTGAATATCGCCGAGCACGCAGCAATTTCCGGTGGCGAGACGGTCGCTGTTTTCTCCATGGAGATGTCCTCGCACCAGCTCGTCATGCGGCTCCTGTCGAGCCTTGGACGGATCAACCAGCAGCGGCTGCGTACCGGCAATCTGCACGACGACGACTGGCCGCGACTGACGTCTGCTATGAACATGCTGGTCAATACCAATCTGTTTATCGACGAAACGCCGGCGCTTTCACCCACCGAGCTGCGCGCCCGGGCACGCCGGCTGAAGCGTGAACACGATCTGGGCCTGATTGTGATCGACTACCTGCAGCTGATGCAGGTGCCGGGGAACAGCGAAAACCGTGCTACCGAAATTGCAGAGATCTCCCGCTCCCTGAAGGCGCTTGCCAAGGAGCTGAACGTCCCGGTGATTGCACTTTCGCAGCTCAATCGTGCCCTCGAGCAGCGGCCAAACAAGCGACCCGTGATGGCGGACCTTCGCGAGTCTGGCTCGATTGAGCAGGACGCCGACGTCATCGCGTTCATCTACCGTGACGAGGTCTACAACGAGGACAGCCCGGATAAGGGCAAGGCCGAGATAATCCTGGGCAAACAGCGCAACGGCTCCACGGGCACCGTACCGTTAACCTTTCTGGGCCAGTACACCCGCTTCGAAAACTTTGCCGCTGACCGCCTCCGAGTGGTTTAA
- a CDS encoding sulfotransferase, translated as MNKALQQAARALNDGQAAQAVETCQKLLAAHPGHPDCEHLLGVALITAGEVASGSRLLDELVSERPRDIEVRYNHASALLSQDLPAEALKRFEQVLAIDPTHLAALNNRGSALLALGRMDEARSSYQALLKRAPDHARAWFNLGNLELAEARLEAARDAYGEALRRQPAYEQALTAFGSVQLELGHAAAALPALTQATQLDRGNATAWRLQGQALAGLNRFDEALAAATRATELAPESAEAWNSLGSQLTALGRLEESEEALRCALDLDPALVVAWANLAALLELANRLDACSETLAAAQERFPDHSGLALTQARLWQRQKRYPEALAALETLSPTAPTQVARDGHFLRGQILDRLGRFSAAFEHYEQGNAMAAEEWRRGNPETDQLFPAMGRLLESFTSAFVDRWPEPESGSYAEPVFLLSFQRSGTTLLDTMLGAHPQVQVMEEQPALNAVVGEIRGYPELLETATADTVAAWRERYWSEVQRLAGFTPVDGRVLLDKSPLHTVHLGLIQRMFPTAPVIFALRHPLDVVLSCLMQDFTLSPFMLRYATLQGVSEVYRRVMDLWQQYRALLPLNVIESRYEELVVAPEERMRSLLAFLKLPWDEAVLDNVGQARGRGLINTPSYHQVSQPLYASSSYRWRNYRAELEPVMDELRPYCEFFGYETP; from the coding sequence ATGAACAAAGCGCTTCAGCAGGCAGCGCGGGCGCTGAACGACGGTCAGGCGGCACAGGCGGTGGAGACGTGCCAAAAGCTGCTGGCGGCGCACCCCGGGCACCCCGACTGTGAGCATCTCCTCGGGGTAGCGCTCATCACTGCCGGCGAGGTTGCGTCTGGCAGCCGGCTGCTGGACGAGCTGGTAAGCGAGCGCCCCCGGGATATCGAGGTGCGCTACAACCATGCCAGCGCTCTCCTGAGTCAGGATCTACCGGCCGAAGCGCTAAAGCGGTTCGAGCAGGTCCTGGCGATCGATCCCACCCATCTGGCGGCGCTCAATAACCGCGGCAGCGCCCTGCTGGCCCTGGGCCGCATGGACGAAGCGCGGAGCAGCTATCAGGCGCTGCTGAAGCGGGCGCCAGACCACGCGCGTGCCTGGTTTAATCTTGGGAATCTCGAGCTTGCCGAAGCGCGTCTTGAGGCCGCTCGGGACGCCTACGGTGAAGCGCTGCGGCGTCAGCCGGCCTATGAACAGGCCCTGACCGCCTTCGGTTCGGTGCAGCTAGAGTTGGGTCACGCCGCGGCGGCGCTGCCGGCACTGACCCAGGCGACGCAGCTCGATCGCGGCAACGCCACGGCGTGGCGCCTGCAGGGACAGGCCCTGGCGGGCCTCAACCGTTTTGACGAGGCGCTGGCAGCGGCGACCCGCGCCACGGAGCTGGCGCCAGAGTCGGCTGAAGCGTGGAACAGTCTGGGTTCCCAGCTGACCGCCCTGGGCCGGCTGGAGGAGAGCGAAGAGGCGCTGCGGTGTGCGCTGGATCTTGATCCTGCGCTGGTGGTGGCCTGGGCCAATCTGGCGGCCCTGCTGGAGCTGGCCAATCGCCTTGACGCCTGCTCGGAGACGCTGGCAGCGGCGCAGGAGCGCTTCCCGGATCACAGCGGTCTGGCGCTCACCCAGGCCAGGTTATGGCAACGCCAGAAGCGCTACCCGGAAGCGCTGGCCGCGCTCGAGACGCTCTCGCCGACAGCCCCGACCCAGGTCGCGCGGGATGGGCATTTTCTGCGAGGACAGATCCTGGATCGGCTCGGCCGATTCTCAGCGGCGTTTGAGCACTACGAGCAAGGCAACGCCATGGCCGCGGAAGAATGGCGCCGTGGCAACCCGGAGACCGACCAGCTGTTCCCGGCCATGGGTCGGCTGCTCGAGTCTTTCACCTCAGCTTTTGTCGATCGCTGGCCGGAGCCTGAGTCGGGTTCCTATGCCGAGCCGGTCTTTCTGCTCAGCTTCCAGCGGTCGGGCACCACCTTGCTGGACACGATGCTGGGGGCCCATCCTCAGGTACAGGTGATGGAGGAGCAGCCGGCGCTCAACGCGGTGGTGGGTGAAATCCGGGGCTACCCGGAGCTGCTGGAGACGGCCACCGCTGACACCGTGGCCGCCTGGCGCGAGCGCTACTGGTCCGAAGTCCAGCGGCTGGCAGGCTTCACCCCGGTTGACGGCCGGGTGCTGCTCGACAAATCGCCGCTGCACACGGTCCATCTGGGGCTGATTCAGCGGATGTTTCCGACGGCCCCCGTCATCTTTGCGCTGCGGCACCCGCTCGACGTGGTGCTGAGCTGCTTAATGCAGGATTTCACGCTGTCACCCTTCATGTTGCGCTACGCCACGCTACAAGGGGTCAGCGAGGTATACCGGCGAGTGATGGACCTGTGGCAGCAATACCGAGCGCTGCTGCCGCTCAACGTTATTGAGAGTCGGTACGAGGAGCTGGTCGTCGCGCCCGAGGAGCGGATGCGCTCGCTGCTTGCGTTCCTGAAGCTGCCCTGGGACGAAGCCGTGCTGGACAACGTGGGCCAGGCTCGCGGCCGCGGCCTCATCAACACGCCCAGCTATCACCAGGTGAGTCAGCCGCTTTACGCCAGCTCGAGCTACCGCTGGCGCAACTACCGGGCCGAGCTTGAACCCGTGATGGACGAGCTGCGCCCCTATTGCGAATTTTTCGGCTACGAGACGCCGTGA
- the asnS gene encoding asparagine--tRNA ligase: protein MTDNLSVKQLLDGAQATGSEVTVQAWVRTRRDSKAGFSFLQLSDGSCFSGIQAVVDADMDNYASEVQKLTAGCSVAVRGTLVESKGRGQSLEIQAAEVRVLGWVEDPDTYPISPKQHSFEYLREVAHLRPRTNTFGAMTRVRHTVAQAIHRYFHEQGYFWVNTPIITASDAEGAGELFRVSTLDLANLPRKDDGTVAFEEDFFGRETFLTVSGQLNVEAYCLALSKVYTFGPTFRAENSNTSRHLAEFWMIEPELAFADLGDLADLAETFLKYVFAAVLDECADDMAFFQKHIESNAIKRLEQILTGDFARMDYSEAIELLTKVQKRFEYPVKWGLDLQTEHERFLSEQYARRPVVVMNYPTEIKAFYMRMNDDQKTVAAMDVLAPGIGEIIGGSQREERLDVLEQRMAAHDMDLNQYSWFLDLRRYGTVPHAGFGLGFERLVSYITGMQNIRDVIPYPRVPGNADF from the coding sequence GTGACCGACAATCTTTCCGTAAAACAGCTGCTGGACGGCGCCCAGGCGACCGGCAGCGAAGTGACCGTCCAGGCGTGGGTGCGAACCCGGCGCGACTCCAAGGCGGGTTTTTCATTTCTTCAGCTTTCCGACGGTTCCTGCTTCAGCGGCATCCAGGCTGTCGTCGATGCCGACATGGATAACTATGCCAGCGAGGTTCAGAAGCTGACCGCCGGCTGTTCGGTGGCGGTTCGGGGCACGCTGGTGGAATCCAAAGGCCGAGGACAGTCGCTCGAGATCCAGGCGGCCGAGGTGCGGGTGCTGGGCTGGGTCGAAGACCCCGACACCTATCCGATCTCACCCAAGCAGCACAGCTTTGAGTATCTTCGTGAGGTGGCCCACCTACGGCCGCGAACCAACACCTTTGGCGCCATGACGCGGGTGCGCCATACGGTCGCGCAGGCCATCCATCGCTATTTCCATGAGCAGGGCTATTTCTGGGTTAACACCCCGATCATCACCGCCAGCGACGCTGAGGGAGCCGGAGAACTTTTTCGGGTCAGCACCCTGGATCTCGCTAACCTGCCGAGAAAGGACGACGGCACCGTGGCGTTTGAGGAAGATTTTTTTGGCCGCGAGACCTTCCTGACGGTCTCGGGCCAGCTCAACGTTGAGGCATATTGTCTGGCGCTGAGCAAGGTTTACACCTTCGGCCCAACCTTCCGCGCGGAAAACTCAAATACTTCGCGGCACCTGGCCGAGTTCTGGATGATCGAACCCGAGCTTGCCTTTGCCGACCTCGGCGACCTGGCCGACCTCGCCGAGACGTTCCTGAAGTACGTTTTTGCCGCCGTGCTGGACGAATGCGCGGACGACATGGCGTTTTTTCAGAAGCACATCGAGAGCAACGCGATCAAACGCCTGGAGCAGATCCTGACCGGCGACTTTGCTCGCATGGATTACAGCGAAGCCATCGAGCTGCTGACCAAGGTGCAAAAGCGCTTTGAGTACCCGGTTAAGTGGGGTCTCGACCTGCAGACTGAACACGAGCGATTTCTCAGCGAGCAATATGCCCGCCGGCCCGTGGTTGTCATGAACTACCCGACGGAGATCAAGGCCTTCTACATGCGCATGAACGACGACCAGAAGACCGTTGCCGCGATGGACGTGCTGGCCCCGGGCATCGGCGAAATCATCGGCGGTTCCCAGCGCGAAGAGCGGCTGGACGTGCTCGAACAGCGTATGGCGGCCCACGACATGGATCTGAACCAGTACAGCTGGTTCCTCGACCTCCGCCGCTACGGCACGGTGCCACACGCCGGCTTTGGCCTCGGATTTGAACGCCTCGTCAGCTATATCACGGGCATGCAGAACATCCGGGACGTGATCCCCTACCCCCGCGTCCCCGGCAACGCCGATTTTTAG